The proteins below come from a single Crossiella sp. CA-258035 genomic window:
- a CDS encoding carboxylesterase family protein has protein sequence MTRTAQGFLAGEQRADVTVYHTVPYAAPVHDLDTRFTAPTPPLPWSGIRDATTPGPTAPAPPRPSLGLLDLTPLNPPPIPGSDYRTLTIWAPPTPAPPRPVLVFLHGGGFQVGSGSAPLYDGTAFARDGVLLVTVNYRLGVPGWLHLPGVPANRGLLDVIAALEWLRDNISAFGGDPHNITVAGQSAGAVLVAGLLAAPRAHGLFHRAVSQSGNPAAVLTPDQALRVTGSLAAELGLAPAEIPGVPDADLIAALARLPLPPDGPLRGITPFSLVLDPETLPQSPIEAELPPVDLLIGTNTDEANLYLVPTGREAPWLTTEALFGGGSRRLAEAHAAQQPGRTHRYEFAWRSAAFDGALGACHCVELPFVFGHTAIPALHGEHGLLGPTPPSAELVSRTHAAWSNFAATGDPGWRAPSQRIDERWE, from the coding sequence ATGACCCGCACCGCACAGGGTTTCCTGGCCGGTGAGCAGCGTGCGGACGTGACCGTCTACCACACGGTGCCCTACGCCGCACCGGTCCACGACCTCGACACCCGTTTCACCGCCCCGACTCCTCCCCTGCCGTGGTCCGGCATCCGCGACGCCACCACCCCCGGCCCGACCGCCCCGGCCCCACCGCGCCCTTCCCTCGGACTCCTCGACCTCACCCCGCTCAACCCGCCGCCCATCCCCGGTTCCGACTACCGCACCCTCACCATCTGGGCCCCGCCGACCCCCGCGCCGCCGCGCCCGGTGCTGGTGTTCCTGCACGGCGGCGGCTTCCAGGTCGGCTCCGGCTCCGCCCCGCTCTACGACGGGACCGCCTTCGCCCGCGACGGCGTCCTGCTGGTCACCGTCAACTACCGCCTCGGCGTCCCCGGCTGGCTGCACCTGCCCGGTGTCCCGGCCAACCGGGGCCTGCTGGACGTGATCGCCGCGCTGGAATGGTTGCGTGACAACATCTCCGCCTTCGGTGGCGATCCGCACAACATCACCGTGGCCGGGCAGTCCGCCGGCGCGGTCCTGGTCGCCGGGCTGCTCGCCGCGCCCCGCGCGCACGGGCTGTTCCACCGGGCGGTCAGCCAGAGCGGCAACCCCGCCGCCGTGCTCACCCCGGACCAGGCGCTACGGGTCACCGGCTCACTGGCCGCCGAACTCGGCCTCGCCCCCGCCGAGATCCCCGGCGTCCCGGACGCCGACCTGATCGCCGCGCTCGCCCGGCTGCCACTGCCGCCGGACGGGCCGCTGCGCGGGATCACCCCGTTCAGCCTGGTCCTGGACCCGGAAACGCTGCCACAGTCGCCGATCGAGGCCGAGCTGCCGCCGGTGGACCTGCTGATCGGGACCAACACCGACGAGGCCAACCTGTACCTGGTCCCCACCGGCCGCGAAGCCCCGTGGCTGACCACCGAGGCGCTTTTCGGCGGGGGCAGCCGCCGGTTGGCCGAGGCGCACGCCGCTCAGCAGCCCGGCCGCACCCACCGCTACGAGTTCGCCTGGCGCTCAGCGGCTTTTGACGGCGCGCTCGGTGCCTGTCACTGCGTGGAGCTGCCGTTCGTCTTCGGCCACACCGCGATCCCGGCCCTGCACGGCGAACACGGTCTGCTCGGCCCCACGCCACCCTCCGCCGAGCTGGTCAGCCGCACCCACGCGGCCTGGAGCAACTTCGCCGCCACCGGCGATCCGGGCTGGCGCGCCCCGAGCCAGCGCATCGACGAGCGCTGGGAGTGA